The nucleotide sequence CGATCAGGACAGCGTCGTCGGTCGCGCCCCTGTTCGGCCTGATCTAACCTCAGAAGTAGGTCCAAAAACTGATCCGCACTCTCATCTGAAAAGTCCGTTGCCAGGCGCAATTCCAAAGTTTGGGCGATTGCTTAGGCAGACTGCAAGGTCCCCGGTATCACGCCGATTGCGCGCCGTGCTTTAAATGGTATTTTTTGACTTCTTTCATAACCTGTGACGTTAAAGACGGTTGAAACTCCGCGAAGTTGGGCGGTGGATGGACTTAACCGTTATAGCTAGCGAACTTACGGATTTCGCTGCGATTTGCAGCGCGAGCACCTGTTGGATCTTAAGCCGACTGATCTAAAAATGGGGCTCCGGATTCTTCCGAAGCCCTTCTTGCGTAATGTCGCTCTTACCTGCGATAGGCTAAACCACCCCAGATGCGGCCTTCGTCACGATGACGACCGCCATGGACCGCACCGATGTACGCGGCCACGGCTGCAACGAGCGCAGATGCCGCAAGGAGGAACGCCGTCAGAATACCAGTTATTCTGGCCTTCTCAGCTGCGTCGGCTGCCTTTGCTTTGACTTCTTCCGCGGTTTTTGCAGCCTGGGCCTGAACGTCAGCAATCGCCTTTTTCGCTTCTTCCACTCTGGCCTGAGCTTCGGTGCGCAGTGCCTGCACACGCTCTACGGACTGGTTTACACGCGCCTGTGCGTCGGTTTGACTAAGGCCAGTTCGACTAGCAACCTGGTTAGTGAGCCATGTACGATCCGCGTCGGAGATTTCACCCGTGCTTAGGAGATTTCCGAGGATACCACTGACTTGACGTTGGAAATCCGCCATATTCTGGGCTTCCTGGCCAACCACCGAGCTACCCTGGCCATCCGTGCGCAGGAGACTATCCGTGAGGTAATCCAACGGGTTTGTTTTCAAACCCTCTGGCAACATTTGTTCAACGGATGGAGCAGCCGCTTGACCTGCGCCCTGGGCTAACCCGGACACCGCTTGCCCGGCGCCTGAAGCAAGTCCACCAGCTAATTGACCAGCACCTTGCGCAGTTGCACCAGCCACAGTTCCTGCGGTCTGCACAGCGGTTTCAGCGGCACTTCCAACTGCTTTTGCGCCGCCGGAGATAGCGCTAACGAGCAACAGCGTCGATATGATTGTGCCAAGGCCCCATACAACGAGGCCGTTTAATCCGTCTCGAACGGTCAATTCATCGCGTGTAGCTGTCCCAGCAGGTCGCCGCATTCTTCCGGTGATGTAGCCACCAAGCATGTAGGAAGCGACCATTGATATGATCATAAAAAGCGCAGTGACCACGAGCCAAACTACGCTTATGTCTCCCCCTTCATCGACGGAGAATGAACTTAAACCGAGACCACTGGCAAAGGTGGTGAGGACAGCCATAACACCAGATGCGACTGTGGCGCCAGCGAAGATGGCGGCCCAGTCAACGTAGCCGCGATCATTCGTGTTTTCTACAATAGTTGGATCTACCATCAGCGTAATCCCAGAAAAGAGAGGATGAACAACACGATAACGACTAGACCGACTAAATAGATAATGGAGTTCATTTTGAGTATCTCCTTTCGACAAAGAAGCAACCGGCTTGCAATTCTTTATTGCGGCGGGTTTTTCTATCTGTGACAACTCGCCAGCCACCAAAAAGTCTCAGCGAAAGGCGATTATTGGTTTGATCAATCTTTCGATCGGTCAGGGTAGGGCTCTTTAGGTACCCGTATATTAGGATTGCCCGGCGCGTTTGTTTGCTCGTGCGTGGGTTTCTCCTGATGGTCCCTCGGTTCGACCGGTGATGGGTCGGTTGCGTCCTTTTCCCGTACCAGATCGGGATCTGACCATGGATTTTTCTTCTGGGCCATTTTGCTCGCTCCAAAGCCTATTTCGTCTTGCTGGTTTCTTTCTTCAGAGAATTCCGCAGTGCATCCATGATATTAATGACATTGCCGGTGGCTGGTTCCGTTTCGGCCTTTTTGGACTTTGCTTTTACCGGTTTCTTCAGCGACTTCTTTTTGTCTGCGATTATGTCGAGGAGGCGTTCCTGCACTGGATCGTGAACCAGGTCGGGGCTCCAATCTCGTGTTTGCTTTTTTATGAATTTCTCAATCAGAGGAAGCGCATCGGAGCCGGCTTTTTCATTGCCGATCCTTGCAAAATATAAATCCTCGTCGCGTACTTCATCGCCATAGCGCAGCGTCCAGAGAACTATCCCTTTACCTCTGGGCTCCAGCATTACAGCCCGCTCACGACGAGACAGGACCAGCCGGGATATACCCACCCTATTCTCGGCTTTCATTGCTTCACGAATGACAGCAAACGCCTCCTCGCCGACGGGATCGCTCGGGGTTAGATAATAGGGAGTATCGAGCCATATCCATCCAATGCTCTCGCGTGAGGTGCACCCCGCACGCGCCGATACCCGTAACGAACCCGTGTCTGACAGATGTTCTTGTTCCCGACCTTCAGTTCAGCCTGCTCGTCGCGCCTTGACTTGTAGACATAAAGTGACCGGTCAATCTTGAGCACCGAACAGGCGCGTTGTACCGAGACTTTCCAATCCGACTTAATAGTGTCGACAAGCGCTCTTAATGGGATGGTTCGCCTCGTCCTTCCACCCCACATAAGGGAGACGAACAAAAAAGGGAGGATCGTCATGAGCGTTCGTAACAAATCCCGAGAAGCAGCCGTATTGCGTCGACATTGGCAAGAACGTGTTCCACGTCGTCGGATTGGACCCTGCTGGTCATCATCCAATACAAAAGGCGACTTTCCGGCGTGACACTGTCCTGCAATTCTTCGAAGGAGCTACGCCGACAATCGTTGGAATAGAGGCATGCCCCGGTTCACCGTGGCTGGCGAGGAAGCTCCAAGGCTTTGGCCACACAGTTCGAATTGTTGCTGCAAAATTTGTGGAGCCCTTCGTCAAATCCAACAAAAGTGACATCATTGATGCCGAAGCTATAGCCGGGGCCGTGACACGGCCAACAATGCGGTTTGTCGAGGTGCGTACGTCTGATCAGATCGATGTTCAGGCACTGCATAGAGTACGAGGTACGAGACCGCCTCCTGGCTCAGCGCACCAGGGTTATATGCCAGATGCGCGCCTTCTGCCTCGAATACTGCATTGCGATGCATCAGGGGCGGGTAAGTTCAAGGCGGACATGCCGAGGGTCCTGGAGGATGAGGACAACGACCTGTCGGCACCAATGCGGCAGTTGCTTATGTCTCTCTTCGAGGACATTCGCTATCTTGAGCAAAGAATTGCTGAAGTGAGCCGTCAGATCGAAGCAGCGGCCAACGCGGACGATACCGCCCGTCGCCTCATGACTGTTCCCGGCATCGGGGCATTGACTGCTACTGGGCTATTGGCTGCAGCGGGAACGGGTCGCCAGTTCAAAAGGACTCGCGACATGGCCGCCTGGTTGGGACTTGTTCCGCGAGGGCATTCAACTGGAGGGAAAACCACATTACTGGGTATCAGCAAGCGGGGAAGGTATATTGGCAACAGAGTACATGGCCTATGCAATATAATCTCACAGCGAAGCGTCTCCTATTAAGTAGATGAGAGGCTGTTGAGCGATGGATTATGGTCAGTTTCTCATTACAATAGCCGCGACGCCCTCCCGCTGCGCCGTTTGGCGTTGTTGTAATAGTTGGAGGCCTGCTGGACGGAGCGATGGCGGGATTGTTCCATGGCTTCGGGCAGCGGAATGCCACGATTGGCTGCTTCGGTGAGATAGCCGGAGCGCAGGCCGTGCGCGGAGAATTCACTTGCATCGAGACCAGCCATTTGCGCGCGTTGCTTGACGATCCGGTTGACCGCGCTCGGTTCCAGAGCCCGCGCGGAAACGTTGCCCCAACGATCCACTTTGCGAAACACGCTGCCCTTGTCGATTTTGGCGGCTTCCAGCCAGCGCGTGAGGGCTTCGACGGGTCGTCCGGTCAGATAGACCATCTCGTCCTGATCGGCGCCACTGGTTTTGGTCCGGCCGAGATGAATGGCGAGCGAGGGGAGGGGAGAACCATCGTCGTCAGTGACAGGCACCTGTTTGACAAACTGTTCTACGCGCAAGCCCGCAATTTCACTGCGCCTTCGTCCGCCCGAGGCAAAGGCCACCATCAGGATGGCCCGATCCCGCAAAGCGGTGAGATCCTCGCCGGAACAGGTCGCCAGCAGCTTGCCGAGGATATCACCAGTGATGGCGCTGGCACTCTTGCGGCTTGGTGGTCGGTTAATGGCGCGGACCGCAAGCCTGATCGCCGATTTGACGGCCGGTGACGAAAACGCCCCTTCCAGGCCGCGCCAGCGGGTCAGCGTCGACCAGTTGGCCAGACGCCGGCGCACGGTTGCCGGCGCATGCGGTCCGGACACACGCAGAAAGCCTTGGCTGCGCAATACCTGCTCCACAGTGGACGGCATGCCGTGCTCGGGTTCGATTTCGCGCTGCTGCGGCCGCCACAGATGATGGGCCACGAAGTTCAGGAGCAGGGCTTCCGGTGCGGGAAAGGGGAGGGGTCTGCCGGTTGCGGCCATTGACCAGGCTTCGAGATAGGCCAGGTCCGACGTCAGGGCCCGCAGCGTGTTTTCGCCCATGCCTTCATTGACCAGATGACGCAGCGTTTCGACATCCTCATCCGTCAATATCCCGGCGAGCCTGCCGCGGCGGCTCAGCGGCAGAACAGCCGCTATCGTATCTAAAGTCTCGGTGCGTTTTTCAATCGAACTTGACGACGAGCTGCTCATTTCGGCAGTCCGTTCTCGTCATATAGTTCATCGTGGTTCGAAGTCTGGTGCGTGT is from Brucella intermedia LMG 3301 and encodes:
- a CDS encoding IS110 family transposase, with the translated sequence MFHVVGLDPAGHHPIQKATFRRDTVLQFFEGATPTIVGIEACPGSPWLARKLQGFGHTVRIVAAKFVEPFVKSNKSDIIDAEAIAGAVTRPTMRFVEVRTSDQIDVQALHRVRGTRPPPGSAHQGYMPDARLLPRILHCDASGAGKFKADMPRVLEDEDNDLSAPMRQLLMSLFEDIRYLEQRIAEVSRQIEAAANADDTARRLMTVPGIGALTATGLLAAAGTGRQFKRTRDMAAWLGLVPRGHSTGGKTTLLGISKRGRYIGNRVHGLCNIISQRSVSY
- a CDS encoding site-specific integrase, which codes for MSSSSSSSIEKRTETLDTIAAVLPLSRRGRLAGILTDEDVETLRHLVNEGMGENTLRALTSDLAYLEAWSMAATGRPLPFPAPEALLLNFVAHHLWRPQQREIEPEHGMPSTVEQVLRSQGFLRVSGPHAPATVRRRLANWSTLTRWRGLEGAFSSPAVKSAIRLAVRAINRPPSRKSASAITGDILGKLLATCSGEDLTALRDRAILMVAFASGGRRRSEIAGLRVEQFVKQVPVTDDDGSPLPSLAIHLGRTKTSGADQDEMVYLTGRPVEALTRWLEAAKIDKGSVFRKVDRWGNVSARALEPSAVNRIVKQRAQMAGLDASEFSAHGLRSGYLTEAANRGIPLPEAMEQSRHRSVQQASNYYNNAKRRSGRASRLL